In Oncorhynchus nerka isolate Pitt River linkage group LG21, Oner_Uvic_2.0, whole genome shotgun sequence, the following are encoded in one genomic region:
- the LOC135563640 gene encoding gastrula zinc finger protein XlCGF17.1-like: MSLLSYSPPDKEGEIYWTEKEVKEEEEEEDVTIQKEVEGEAVTVKEEENDVTEKDAFRVEEDVTVKEDEDVFGMKDEEGEITVTLEDEKRRERRDYRGSSGEPQQHYDADEAKQSLSTSERLKKHQQRPTGKKSHCCSDCGKRCKDSSELKIHQRVHTGEKPHHCSDYGKSFSTSQTLKLHQRTHTGEKPHTCDQCGKCFTQSSCLKSHQKIHTGEKPSCAQCGNCFVTSSNLISHQRTHTGEKSYSCDQCRKSFGTSQNLMIHQRTHTGEKPYSCDQCGKSFTTSSHLTVHQRRHTGEKPCSCDQCGKSFVSSGPLDKHQRTHTGNKSYSCDECGKSYTTSSNLTIHQKTHTEENPHSCDQCGKRYSDKRSLIKHQKMHGVVSLISMK, from the exons ATGAGCCTACTAAGCTACTCTCCTCCTGATAAAGAAGGGGAGATCTACTGGACGGAGAAagaagtgaaagaggaggaggaagaggaggatgttacaatacaaaaagaagtagagggtgaggctgttaccgtgaaagaagaagagaacgACGTTACAGAGAAAGACGCCTTCAGAGTGGAGGAGGATGTTACTGTGAAAGAAGATGAAGACGTTTTTGGAATGAAGGATGAAGAgggggagattactgtcacattaGAGGACGAGAAGAGAA gagagagacgggactatcgtggatcctctggagAGCCTCAACAACATTATGATGCTGACGAGGCAAAGCAGAGTCTCTCCACATCAGAACGcctcaagaaacaccagcagagaCCCACAGGAAAGAAatctcactgctgctctgactgtgggaaacgTTGCAAAGATTCATCAGAACTTAAAATACATCAGCgagtacacacaggggagaagcctcaCCACTGTTCAGATTATGGGAAAAGCTTTTCAACATCACAGACTTTGAAGctgcaccagagaacacacacaggagagaaacctcatacctgtgatcaatgtgggaagtgtTTTACTCAGTCAAGCTGCCTGAAATCACACCAGaaaatacacactggagagaaacctagCTGTGCTCAATGTGGGAATTGTTTTGTTACATCTAGCAACCTGATATCACAccaaagaacacacacaggagagaaatcttatagctgtgatcaatgtagGAAGAGTTTTGGTACATCTCAAAATTTGAtgatacaccagagaacacacacaggagagaagccttatagctgtgatcaatgtgggaagagttttactacatctagccATCTGACTGTTCACCAGAGaagacacacaggagagaaaccttgtagctgtgatcaatgtgggaagagttttgtttcATCTGGCCCTCTTGAtaaacaccagagaacacacacaggaaataaatcttatagctgtgatgAATGTGGGAAGAGTTATACTACATCTAGCAATCTGACGATacaccagaaaacacacacagaagagaatcctcatagctgtgatcaatgtgggaagagatactctgataaaagatctctgatcaaacatcagaaaatGCATGGAGTTGTTTCATTGATATCAATGAAATAA